One Oxobacter pfennigii DNA segment encodes these proteins:
- a CDS encoding nitrogenase component 1, producing MFFRRRTFHIGSPAGYNPILHCASGCAGNIAWSQNGGSGLQVGGYCGGLNVPSSNVGENDIVFGGTDRLNEEIRTTLEIMEGKLFVVITGCVTEIIGDDIRAVTAEYKENGIDIVSANTGGFKGNSYLGYDIVLSEIVKQYVKKGLQKEKGTVNILGIVPYMDSFWRGNLIGIRHLLENIGLRVNTFFTIEDSLDVLKSSSSAELNIVLSDVYGIETAKVYKDIHGIPYITATLPIGPTTSEALLRKVAKEINLNVNVDSIVTEENRKYYKYIEPLMDVYNDSDLQKYAVVVGDVNYAVAVTRFLSDDLGWIPVFTKLTDVLNEDQQDKIRKKLTLLHLRPDSKWYLTPMPARQSAI from the coding sequence ATGTTCTTTAGGCGGCGCACTTTCCACATTGGAAGCCCTGCCGGATATAATCCCATTCTGCATTGTGCAAGCGGCTGCGCGGGCAATATTGCATGGTCTCAAAACGGCGGCTCCGGCCTTCAGGTAGGCGGCTATTGCGGTGGTTTGAATGTACCCAGCTCCAATGTGGGCGAGAACGATATTGTTTTCGGGGGAACTGACCGTTTGAATGAGGAAATCAGAACGACTCTTGAAATTATGGAAGGTAAACTGTTCGTTGTTATTACAGGCTGTGTCACGGAAATTATCGGCGATGACATCCGGGCAGTTACTGCCGAATATAAAGAAAATGGTATAGATATTGTTTCAGCTAACACAGGTGGATTTAAAGGAAATTCCTATCTTGGCTATGATATCGTGCTTTCAGAAATTGTGAAACAGTATGTGAAAAAAGGATTGCAAAAAGAAAAAGGTACAGTTAATATTTTAGGTATCGTACCCTATATGGACAGCTTCTGGCGGGGCAATCTTATCGGTATCAGGCATCTCTTAGAAAATATAGGATTAAGGGTAAATACCTTTTTTACAATTGAAGATTCCCTGGATGTCCTTAAAAGCTCTTCAAGTGCTGAGCTGAATATCGTTTTATCGGATGTATACGGCATTGAAACTGCAAAGGTATACAAAGACATCCATGGCATCCCCTATATCACAGCAACTCTTCCCATAGGTCCTACTACTAGCGAAGCTCTTCTTAGAAAGGTAGCGAAGGAAATAAACCTAAATGTAAACGTGGATTCAATAGTAACTGAAGAAAACAGAAAATATTATAAATATATAGAGCCTCTAATGGATGTGTATAACGACAGTGATTTGCAAAAGTATGCTGTTGTGGTAGGAGATGTGAATTATGCGGTAGCAGTTACACGTTTTTTATCGGATGATTTGGGATGGATCCCTGTGTTCACCAAGCTCACCGATGTTTTAAACGAGGATCAGCAGGACAAAATCAGAAAAAAACTTACGCTTTTGCATCTCCGACCGGACTCAAAGTGGTATTTGACACCAATGCCAGCGAGGCAATCCGCTATATAA
- a CDS encoding DUF2089 family protein has protein sequence MAIEIVPEWMLNLDDEDISFIKKFLLASGSLKEIASQYGVTYPTVRLRLDKLIQKIQISDDTAREPYIALIKRLAVNDKLDFDTAKLLISEYKKMKGEL, from the coding sequence GTGGCAATAGAAATTGTACCTGAATGGATGTTAAATCTCGATGATGAAGATATATCATTTATCAAAAAATTTCTTTTGGCTTCTGGATCATTGAAAGAGATTGCAAGTCAATACGGTGTTACCTACCCTACGGTAAGACTTAGACTTGATAAACTAATACAGAAAATTCAAATAAGTGATGATACAGCGAGAGAGCCGTATATTGCTCTAATCAAACGACTTGCCGTCAATGATAAGTTGGATTTTGATACAGCTAAACTCTTGATTTCAGAATACAAAAAAATGAAAGGAGAGCTGTAA